The stretch of DNA ACGTTCTGAGTGGCTTGATTGCTCGCTTTCTATGATGTACTCATATAACAAAATGGCTGATGGATAATGCCCTCGGAGAAACATCTCTTCTGCGGCATCAAATACTGCCGGATTGTGAGACAAACGCTCAGCCAGACAGGTTAAAATATCTCGGATGACATCCAGTTTCTCCAATTCGGCACACCGGATCAAGAATGGCCTAAGACGTCTCCAGTTCGGAGCCACTAGCACAAAGCATTCATCCACAAACAGGGAGTAAAGTGCGCCTTCAGAAAGCCCCATAGCCTGCGTAATCTTATCCAGCTGAGAAACCGATAGCGGCTTGGGCGGATTCCTATTTAAGATGGCGCTAAATGTTCCGCGGTTAACCCCGGATAGATCAGCGAGCCGCTTAACCGTAATATCAGTGTCTCGAATATAATCTTCCATGACTGTACGTATCGTGGCTGTAGCATTCACACAAACACCACCCTCATAACAATCATTTAGCAACCATCCAAATATTTGAATAATTTCATTATATGTACAAGCTTACAGGCCGTCAACAAAAAAAGACCCTTATTCAGGGTCTTTTTCCAGAAAGGTCATTATCAATATCATTTATAGCTTTCTAGCTTTGCGCAGTCTATACTCATCCTCCAAAATACTCATGATCACAGAATCGTAATATTGATGGTTATAATATAAAGCTTCCCGCTGGATGCCTTCCTCTACAAAGCCCAGCTTTTTGTATACATGCCGGGCCCGCTCATTATAATCAAAGACATTGAGCTCAATTCGGTGCAAATTCAATACGCCAAACGCATAGTCAAGCAGAATATCCATGGCTTCACTGCCATACCCCTGCCCTTGATGCTCAGTTGTGATTGCAATCCGTATGCCAGCAGAACGGTTACTGTGGTCCACATCCATCAGCTGGATATCTCCCACAGGTTCATCCGTCCTTTTATCGACAATCCACAATAGCACTTCCGAAGCATCCTGTCTTTTGGCTTCCAAATAGCTGCGAGTCGCTTCTTGCCCAAAAACCGGCTTCGTCCCCGTTAATCTCCGAACCTCATTGTCGTTAAGCAGGCTGAGGTATAACTCTGCCTCCTGTGCCTCAATAGGACGCATGTAAACCTTATATCCTTCCAAAAACTTAGCAGCACCTTCTTGTTGCATATCGACCATCTAAATATCACCACCCCGATTTTTCACTAATTCTATATGAAATCCAGGTTCGCTAACAACGTAAAATTCGATTTATATTCAAAGTTTCTCCAATCCGAAGGGAAGCGCTAGCGCTTTAATTTCCGGTTGTTGAACCAAAGTGGGATGCGGAACAGTAAGTTAATCAACAGGACGACAAATACCAGAACGGCAGCTGACTTATCGGCAATCTGCCTTGCATCTTCTACGATAGCCTGGGACTGTACATACCATAGATGAACTGCGAGCGTCTCACCGGAAGTGCTCAGCCCCGCCGTCAGGATGATGACTGCGGATTCCCCAAAGGCCCGGCCTGCCACAAGCCACACTCCTGTAACGATGGCGTGCAGCGGCACGGGAAGAACTACTGTACGGATCACTTGGAACTTGGTCATTCCGAGCGCATAAGAAGCATGCCTAAGATCTTGCGGAACAGCGCGAACCGCTTCCTCTGATACGCGGGCCAGCATAGGGAGATTTAAGACAGCCAAGCTGACAGCCCCGCCAAGAATTGTAAGGCCGATGTCAAAATACTCTGCGAAGTCGCCAGGCCAAGCAGCCCAAATACGATCGAAGGAACGGAAGACAGCGTCTCCACGCAAATTCTCAGCACCTGAGTAAATTTATTGTCAGGCGCATATTCAGCCATATAAATTCCGGCACCGATCCCTATCGGAATGGAGATGATCAGCGACAGCAGCAGAATATAGAAGGAATTGAACAGGACAGGACCAATACCTCCGCCTACATCGATTTCCTCAGGGAGCTTGATGAGGAAATCCCAGCTAGATTCTCCTAGCGGTCAAAGACATATCCCCATTTCTGGAGATATCGTCGTACCTTTTGAGTAAATCAAAGAAATGGTTGCCAAGAAGCAATCCCTAATGGAAGTAGAACAAAGTGGGTCCAAAAACCGAGAAACTCTTGGGATTGACGGACGCTCAGATAAAACAAGGAAATGGAGAGATAGCTACATGCCGCAACATGAGGTGCGAAGCACCTGGCTTCGGGCCAAATCAACCCGAAGTTACAGGGTTTGGGGAAGGCACTCCCCAACAAGCAATTTTTGAGATTTTCCCGTAAGGGAAAATCTCAAAAATGTGCATGTGTCAATACACTTGCCCTGCTTGCCGGTTAGTGAACATCTTTTCTACTGCTTTTTGCAATAGCTTAAATTCGTTTCTATAAAAGTCAATCAAGCCGTCCCGCTTCATCCATGCAAGCTCTCTGGATAAAGCACTTCGATCTACATCTAAATACTCAGCCATCGCTTCTCTATCAAAAGGAATAGTAAAAGTTTCTGTTCCAGTTTCACGCATAACTCTTGTTAAATAAGTTAAGACCTTATCCCGAATAGTAGGCATAATCAGACAATCATTTCGGTCATGCAGTTCTAACGCTCGTTCTGCAATACTATCAAAAAGATTACCAAGTAATTGTTCGTGTGCCATACATAACTTCGTACAACGGCTCAATATGTTTTTGATAGGAATAAACAGAACCTCAAGTGGTTCTATTGCCTGTACTGACATAGGGCATCTTCTTCCACGGCTAGCCGCTGTTAAAACTGCGGTATATCCACCCGGATAATGGAGGGATACAATAATTTGTTTTCCCGTGACGCTCAATTTCGTACTTTGAGCGCTACCCTGCAATATAATGCCGACATCATCAACTAAATCGCCCTCACGGACAACCATCTCATCTTTTGCATATTCTTTCCGTGTGGCTGACAGACATTTAAGCATTTTGGGAATATCATTTGGGGAAATCCCCGAAAATAAACGTGATTGACATAGGGAATCTAAATTGTTCATGAGAGGATCCTCGTTGCACGTGCAACATACTTTTTCTTTTTACTATACTATATTAATCATAAACACACAAAGTTAGTCACCTTTTCTAACGTCAGAATGGAGGAAAAACAATGCAAGGGAAAGAAAATTCAATAAAAGCGAGAAATCGACTTTTAGCCTCAAAGGTTATTAAAAATCTGCAAAGCAGAAAGTTTGAGGCTTATTACTGTGATAACGCCATAGAAGCTGTAGAAAAGGCTCTGTCATTTATTCCGGAACATTCTTCGGTATCATGGGGTGGGTCAGTCACGCTTGAGGAAATCGGGCTTCTTAATCGAGTACGTCAAGGCAGCTATATAATCACTGATCGTGATAAAGCGCAAACAATGGAGGAACGTTATGACCTCATGCGCCAATCTCTTTTGTGCGACACCTATTTAACGAGCTTTAACGCCGTTAGCGAAGATGGCATATTGGTCAATATAGACAGTGTGGGCAATCGAACAGCGGCGATTACCTTTGGACCGAAAAGTGTTATTGCTATCGTTGGGATGAATAAGGTTTGCAAGACCGCTGAAGACGCAGTTATAAGAGCCAGAACATATGCGGCCCCCATTAATGTATACCGCTGTTCGTGTTCGTCCAGCCCATTTTTACATTCGCCTCAAAAAACGCCCTGCTTAATCAATGGTGCTTGCGGAGATTGTAAAACAGATGATTGTATCTGTTCTTACATCGTCCAAACAAGAATGTGTAGAACGGCGGGGAGAATAAAGGTTATCCTCGTTGGTGAATCTTTGGGATTTTGAA from Paenibacillus sp. CAA11 encodes:
- a CDS encoding Crp/Fnr family transcriptional regulator, with product MNNLDSLCQSRLFSGISPNDIPKMLKCLSATRKEYAKDEMVVREGDLVDDVGIILQGSAQSTKLSVTGKQIIVSLHYPGGYTAVLTAASRGRRCPMSVQAIEPLEVLFIPIKNILSRCTKLCMAHEQLLGNLFDSIAERALELHDRNDCLIMPTIRDKVLTYLTRVMRETGTETFTIPFDREAMAEYLDVDRSALSRELAWMKRDGLIDFYRNEFKLLQKAVEKMFTNRQAGQVY
- a CDS encoding GNAT family N-acetyltransferase — translated: MVDMQQEGAAKFLEGYKVYMRPIEAQEAELYLSLLNDNEVRRLTGTKPVFGQEATRSYLEAKRQDASEVLLWIVDKRTDEPVGDIQLMDVDHSNRSAGIRIAITTEHQGQGYGSEAMDILLDYAFGVLNLHRIELNVFDYNERARHVYKKLGFVEEGIQREALYYNHQYYDSVIMSILEDEYRLRKARKL
- a CDS encoding lactate utilization protein, whose product is MQGKENSIKARNRLLASKVIKNLQSRKFEAYYCDNAIEAVEKALSFIPEHSSVSWGGSVTLEEIGLLNRVRQGSYIITDRDKAQTMEERYDLMRQSLLCDTYLTSFNAVSEDGILVNIDSVGNRTAAITFGPKSVIAIVGMNKVCKTAEDAVIRARTYAAPINVYRCSCSSSPFLHSPQKTPCLINGACGDCKTDDCICSYIVQTRMCRTAGRIKVILVGESLGF